A genome region from Bombus vancouverensis nearcticus unplaced genomic scaffold, iyBomVanc1_principal scaffold0059, whole genome shotgun sequence includes the following:
- the LOC143304844 gene encoding uncharacterized protein LOC143304844, with the protein MAPPQEERVRQLLRKREGFRQELEAFRTLLNNHEEGTPVHAIQRNLQDIEGEFASFKKGQCELDDRDEGQTLKDRVDLQQKFYTIAGQASAILEEAKKQAEPTTTNLATKPSDMSLPEPVDLPRIQLPTFSGAYEDWPGFADQFRSTVHDNPRIDDCKRLMYLRSCLKHGAALAIASLSNAAANYAVAWEILERRYNRPAKIVERHLQEIFDAASSSRIAHRDLQSYTTKLEAHYKALAAIGQPTADALLLHLCTANLDRETDSIWKEKIRSTPFPTFPDFLQFLNDRCQVIEPARTTRPPRGQAFVTSRSPPLCPICHGPHKIWRCNTFRTKTIDERILAAEEISACTNCLLPGHKLQHCTSGSCRICDQRHHTLLHRSDAPMSNQTPPTTPPRTRKAPSYHPNNPSTGPDLRLQKTRFGWVIGGSPPSPGPARVFHASTTELETDLTRFWELDEGPQIKHLSEADRRCEEHFQNHVQRTSDGRYIVALPFNDKISSLGSSKAMAMKRLASLQQQFRRNQQFETAYRAVIQEYLDLGHMTKVASRHEPENDYYLPHHGVVKDSSTSTKLRVVFDGSAPSTTGVSLKDTLYTGPKLQEDLFDILLRF; encoded by the coding sequence ATGGCTCCCCCTCAGGAAGAGCGCGTCCGGCAATTGCTGCGGAAACGCGAAGGATTCAGACAAGAATTAGAAGCGTTTCGCACATTGCTCAACAATCACGAGGAAGGGACACCCGTGCATGCTATTCAGCGTAATTTGCAAGACATAGAGGGAGAGTTTGCATCGTTCAAAAAGGGCCAATGCGAATTAGACGACAGAGACGAGGGTCAAACACTGAAGGACCGGGTTGACCTACAACAGAAGTTCTACACCATCGCCGGACAGGCGTCCGCCATCCTTGAGGAGGCAAAGAAGCAAGCAGAACCAACCACCACAAATCTTGCAACAAAGCCATCGGACATGTCATTGCCGGAACCCGTCGATTTGCCTAGAATTCAGCTACCCACCTTTTCTGGAGCCTACGAAGATTGGCCGGGGTTCGCGGATCAATTTCGCTCCACGGTCCACGATAACCCCCGCATAGACGACTGCAAGCGACTGATGTATCTCCGTTCTTGCCTAAAGCATGGGGCAGCTCTAGCGATCGCGTCATTAAGCAATGCGGCAGCTAACTACGCAGTCGCCTGGGAAATATTAGAACGACGGTATAACAGACCAGCCAAAATTGTCGAGAGACACTTGCAGGAGATATTTGACGCAGCCTCCTCATCACGGATAGCACATCGCGATTTGCAGTCCTACACGACCAAGTTGGAAGCTCATTACAAAGCCTTGGCCGCCATCGGACAACCAACCGCAGATGCCCTGCTTTTGCACCTATGTACCGCCAACCTTGATCGGGAAACCGATTCAATATGGAAGGAAAAGATAAGGTCCACACCATTCCCCACGTTCCCGGACTTCTTGCAATTCTTGAACGATCGCTGTCAGGTCATAGAACCTGCAAGAACGACACGCCCACCACGAGGGCAGGCATTTGTCACGTCACGATCACCGCCACTCTGTCCAATCTGCCATGGACCACACAAAATTTGGCGCTGCAACACCTTTAGGACGAAGACGATCGACGAACGGATTCTAGCCGCCGAGGAAATCTCAGCGTGTACGAATTGCCTGCTACCAGGACACAAATTGCAACACTGCACCTCTGGCTCTTGCCGCATATGTGATCAACGCCATCACACGCTCCTACATCGATCAGACGCGCCAATGAGCAATCAGACGCCTCCCACCACGCCCCCACGCACAAGGAAAGCTCCGTCATACCATCCAAATAACCCATCAACCGGCCCCGATCTGCGCCTGCAAAAAACGCGATTCGggtgggtcatcggggggagcccACCTTCCCCAGGACCTGCCAGGGTCTTCCATGCCTCCACAACGGAACTAGAGACGGACCTCACCCGCTTTTGGGAACTCGACGAGGGACCTCAGATAAAACACTTATCGGAGGCGGATCGACGATGTGAGGAGCATTTTCAAAATCACGTCCAACGCACCAGCGATGGGCGATACATCGTCGCACTCCCCTTTAACGACAAAATCTCGTCACTCGGATCATCCAAGGCAATGGCGATGAAACGACTCGCCTCTCTCCAGCAGCAATTCAGACGAAATCAACAGTTCGAAACAGCGTATCGGGCGGTCATTCAGGAGTATCTGGACTTGGGCCACATGACCAAGGTTGCATCACGCCACGAACCGGAGAACGACTATTACTTGCCACACCACGGCGTTGTTAAGGACTCGAGCACATCCACAAAACTTCGCGTTGTGTTTGACGGATCCGCACCCAGTACCACCGGCGTCTCGTTGAAGGACACCCTTTATACAGGTCCGAAGCTGCAAGAGGATTTGTTCGATATCCTCTTGAGATTCTGA
- the LOC143304845 gene encoding uncharacterized protein LOC143304845 produces the protein MATIHQALSHSITRMVYWTDSAIVLHWLTTSPHTLKTFVANTVSEIQRKTSIGSWRHVPTHDNPADLISRGQTPEEFLRPTIWQHGPEWLQQSEDSWPTWTPIPQTELLEQKTATCLSAAPADCSLLERYSSWPKLIPN, from the coding sequence ATGGCTACCATACATCAAGCCTTATCACACAGCATCACTCGTATGGTCTATTGGACCGACTCCGCCATCGTTCTCCACTGGCTAACCACGTCACCCCACACACTCAAGACGTTTGTCGCCAACACGGTCTCCGAGATCCAAAGAAAAACCAGCATCGGCAGTTGGCGTCATGTCCCCACCCACGACAATCCCGCGGATCTAATATCGCGAGGCCAAACACCCGAAGAATTTCTCCGCCCGACCATTTGGCAGCACGGTCCAGAATGGCTCCAACAATCGGAAGATTCCTGGCCGACCTGGACCCCAATACCACAAACGGAGTTGTTAGAACAAAAAACGGCAACTTGTCTATCCGCGGCTCCCGCCGATTGCAGCCTGTTGGAACGGTACTCCTCCTGGCCTAAGCTaattccgaattaa
- the LOC143304850 gene encoding uncharacterized protein LOC143304850, with translation MIIKIKISNKENLFITAAYATYENQKDFNYEFNNLFELLQLNKPENYYIIAGDLKAKHTSWKNEINNTRGNFIRNWLDNKSIHYKTNLYSSELPSYPKGGSYLDICLADARLKFQNLRPNNTLNTLAYDSDHNALVFHINKNTSDFLTLETQTETPRYNYKKTDWKKFQNILEQNCDLKIYNNVNLTNRQIDSFIDEIEKHTQIALQKSVPIIKQKNSCEPYINNKIKDLHRDKSYILSKINNIKFNYSYDKREELEFLKYLLHRIKAQLKQEFANSINHYWTNKIKNISKNDSANMFPQINQIFRAKEQNPIPPLKLPPENASLIQEAGITIYNTIKDTEGNFIISKTIEKLDIIGTHFSKIHTQNEHMGREQLNRIIIVETNKLKNELEQDNTLNKTVCTFPNENTADNPKQPDPEINYFTNYNQLNTILSKLNNKKSSGFDGIPNILLKRLPNKIKWYYTVLFNNALNNTYFPRKWKKAKLIAITKKDKDGSSPANLRPISLLPNISKVFEIIINNPLTSFCTKNNIIPENQFGFRHKHSTIHAINKLTSDICWALNAKERVAACLIDLEKAFDTVWIPGLIYKLIKKKFPKHLIKIVWDMITNRTFAMTEGSHSSSKEFSIKNGLQQAFADDLIIYVTGRKTKTIKTELQELFEKINDYYHAWKLKINISKCETILFRPKSSEIGPIEREHCKKFQIREKTDKGALIPHKNCVKYLGVNIDYKLNYKQHTEIQLTKANKAFWKMKKLFHSKHLDSKVKILCYQALIRPIITYGCPIWYNISASQMEKIRIFERKCIRACLSTYRSEHSGFKKYVKNKIIYDLANVHRIDCHILKLIRNHFAQAAKIKENSLIFSCLFPNDTYYKNTLTTGYIPPEAFPYLFIYLLKLQSILALRIFSNFSGVAQ, from the exons atgatcataaaaataaaaataagcaataaggaaaatttattcatcactgcagcctacgcaacctacgaAAACCAGAAAGActttaactacgaattcaataatcttttcgaactcttacagctcaacaaaccggaaaactactatataatagcaggagaccttaaggCAAAGCatacaagctggaaaaacgaaataaacaacacgagaggcaacttcattagaaactggctagacaataaaagcatccactacaaaacaaacttatacagctccgagctaccctcttacccaaaaggaggctcatacctggacatatgcctagcagatgcgcgactaaaattccaaaacctacgtccaaataacACTCTCAataccttagcctatgacagtgaccataacgccctagtatttcacataaacaaaaatacatctgacttcctaacactcgaaactcagaccgagacacccaggtacaattacaaaaagacagactggaaaaagttccaaaacatacttgaacaaaactgcgacctaaagatctacaacaacgtcaacctaacaaatagacaaatcgactcattcatagacgaaatagaaaaacatacacaaatcgctctccaaaaatccgtgccaatcataaaacaaaaaaattcatgcgagccctatatcaacaataaaataaaagatctacaccgagataaaagctacatactctccaaaataaacaatataaaatttaactattcttacgacaaaagagaagaattagaattcctaaagtacctactacacagaataaaagcgcaattgaaacaagaattcgcaaattctataaaccattactggacaaacaaaataaaaaacatctccaaaaacgactcagcaaacatgttcccacaaataaatcaaatctttagagcaaaagaacaaaaccccatcccacctctcaaattgcccccagaaaatgcctccctcatccaagaagcaggtataacgatatacaacaccatcaaagacaccgagggtaacttcataatatctaaaacaatagaaaaactagacattatcggcacccacttttccaaaatacacacgcaaaacgaacacatgggccgagaacaactaaacagaattatcatcgtcgaaacaaacaaactcaaaaatgaattgGAACAAGACAacacgctaaacaaaacagtctgcacattcccaaacgaaaacaccgcagacaaccccaaacaaccagatccagaaataaactacttcacaaattacaatcaactaaacacaatcctctccaaactaaacaacaaaaaatcctccggcttcgacggcatcccaaacatcttactcaagcgcctaccgaacaaaataaaatggtactacacagtactcttcaacaatgctctaaacaacacatacttccccagaaaatggaaaaaagccaaactgatagctataacaaaaaaggataaagacggctcatcgcccgcaaacctacgacccataagtctcctccccaacataagcaaagtatttgaaataatcataaacaaccccctaacctccttctgcacaaaaaataacataatcccagagaatcaattcggcttccgacacaaacactccacaatccacgcaataaacaaactcacgtcggacatctgctgggctctaaacgcaaaagaacgagtagccgcctgcttaatagacctcgaaaaagccttcgacacagtctggatcccaggtctcatatacaaattgatcaaaaaaaagttccctaaacacctgattaaaatagtctgggacatgatcacaaacagAACATTCGCAATGACagaaggttcacactcatcaagcaaagaattctccataaaaaacggtctacaacaag ccttcgcagacgacctaatcatctacgtaacaggccgcaaaaccaaaactataaaaacggaactccaagaactctttgagaaaataaacgactattaccacgcatggaaactaaaaatcaacataagtaaatgcgaaaccatactgtttaggcccaagtcaagtgaaatcggcccaatagaaagagaacactgcaaaaaatttcagataagagaaaaaacagacaaaggggccctcataccacacaaaaattgcgtaaaatacttaggggtaaacatagattacaaattaaactacaagcagcacaccgaaattcaacttaccaaggccaataaagcattttggaaaatgaaaaaactattccactccaaacatctcgacagcaaagtaaaaattctatgctatcaagcactaatcagaccgatcataacctacggctgcccaatctggtacaacatatcagcctcccaaatggaaaaaattcgcatattcgaaagaaaatgcatcagagcTTGTCTGAgcacttacagatccgaacacagcggattcaaaaaatacgtaaaaaacaaaataatatacgacctagccaacgttcaccgcatagactgtcacatcctaaagctaatacgaaaccacttcgcgcaagcggcaaagataaaagaaaatagtttaatcttcagctgcttatttccaaatgacacatattacaaaaacactctgacaacaggctacatcccgccagaagctttcccatacctttttatttatttgttgaaattacaatcaattctcgcgttgagaattttcagtaatttttctggcgtggcgcagtga